The Primulina tabacum isolate GXHZ01 chromosome 7, ASM2559414v2, whole genome shotgun sequence genome includes a window with the following:
- the LOC142551153 gene encoding uncharacterized protein LOC142551153 isoform X2 yields MGAQEKSPNSSSSMQRVKVYRLNEDGKWDDQGTGHVTVDYLERSEDVGLFVIDEEDSETLLLHRISSDDIYHKQEDTIISWRDPEFSTELALSFQETTGCSYIWDHICSAQRNMHFSTLTDETYHNVDSKLRELPSVELSTLPLILKTVVESGIADQIHVTELILHDQDFFRKLMDLFRMCEDVENIDGLRLIFKIIRGIILLNSPQIFERIFGDELIMDIIGCFEYDPDVPRVQHRQFLEEHVVFKEAIPIKDPVVRSKVHQTYRVSYLKDVIWPRALDEAITANFNSIIHSNNATVASLLKDDNTFIKELFSKLKSPNTEMETKKTLVHFLHEFCTLSKSLQMVHQLRLFRDLVSEGIFDIVADVLQSEDKKLVLTGTDILILFLNQDPNILRGYVSQQEGVLFGLLVKNMLTDFGDDMHCQFVEILRSLLDSYTSGSQRDTIVEIFYEKHLGQIIDVITSSCPPNSAGEISSKYTGSDGAPRNQSHVKPEILLSICDLLCFCVLHHPYRIKCSFLLNNAIDKILYLTRRREKYLIIAAVRFVRTLISRNDEHLMNHFVKNNLFKPIVDVFVANGDRYNLLNSSVLELFEYLRKENLKILLRYLVDTFWDELSKFEGLSSIQALKVKYEQSLENVGTSSTDNLLDQRKRTDERALEKEEEDYFNEGSDEEDSASAQMTSAERSQIQASVVANGSAPGRPSPRSGGLVDYDDDEDDEEYRPPPRKMTDASNDDEGVREFPLKRKSVSKEEPEAKRLQRSPKSLKPREGVFAALCSTLSQAVLPSKKTATIAFNISQLDANKNPTEPNHEERGYIKSSGNCQNVEVENHTDTEEASSRSFSDSLHDSSDNRQRGDDLPLLQSKSSPEMAVNGS; encoded by the exons ATGGGCGCGCAAGAGAAATCGCCAAACTCCAGCAGTTCCATGCAG CGAGTTAAAGTATATCGCCTGAATGAGGATGGGAAATGGGATGATCAAGGAACTGGCCACGTCACTGTTGATTATCTGGAG AGGTCCGAAGATGTGGGACTGTTTGTTATTGATGAGGAGGACAGTGAAACATTACTTTTACATCGAATCAGCTCTGATGATATTTATCATAAACAAGAAG ATACAATCATTTCGTGGAGGGATCCTGAGTTCTCAACTGAATTGGCTCTTAGCTTCCAAGAGACTACCGGTTGCTCATATATATG GGACCATATATGTAGTGCACAAAGGAATATGCACTTTAGCACACTTACTG ATGAAACATACCACAACGTCGACAGCAAGCTGAGGGAGTTGCCTTCAGTTGAGCTGTCCACTCTTCCTTTGATACTTAAG ACAGTGGTTGAGAGTGGCATTGCTGATCAGATTCACGTTACCGAACTTATATTGCATGAT CAAGATTTTTTTCGGAAGCTGATGGACTTGTTTAGGATGTGTGAAGACGTGGAAAACATAGATGGTCTTCGcttgattttcaaaattatcaGAGGAATCA TTTTATTGAACAGTCCTCAGATCTTTGAGAGAATATTTGGTGACGAGTTGATCATGGATATAATCGGCTGCTTTGAAT ATGATCCAGATGTACCTCGTGTTCAACATCGCCAGTTTCTAGAAGAGCATGTGGTATTTAAAGAG GCCATACCTATTAAAGATCCTGTAGTTCGTTCGAAAGTACATCAAACTTACAGAGTTAGTTATCTGAAG GATGTGATTTGGCCTAGAGCTCTGGATGAAGCAATTACTGCTAATTTTAATTCTATTATTCATTCAAATAATGCAACT GTTGCTTCTCTGTTGAAAGATGATAACACTTTCATTAAGGAATTGTTTTCAAAGCTGAAGTCTCCTAATACTGAAATGGAAACAAAAAAAACTTTG GTACACTTCTTACATGAATTTTGTACCTTAAGTAAGAGTTTACAAATGGTCCATCAGCTTCGTCTATTTAG GGATCTTGTCAGTGAAGGCATATTTGATATCGTGGCTGATGTCTTGCAAAGTGAAGACAAGAAGCTTGTATTGACTGG AACAGACATCCTCATTCTTTTCCTAAATCAGGATCCAAATATTTTGCGCGGTTACGTGAGTCAGCAGGAAGGGGTTCTCTTTGGACTTCTT GTGAAAAATATGTTAACAGATTTTGGAGATGATATGCATTGTCAATTTGTGGAGATTCTTCGTAGTCTTTTGGACTCTTATACATCTGGATCGCAG CGAGATACTATTGTGGAAATTTTCTACGAGAAACACTTGGGACAAATAATTGATGTTATAACATCTTCATGCCCTCCAAACAGTGCTGGGGAAATTAGCAGTAAGTACACGGGCTCAGATGGAGCACCCAGGAATCAAAGTCATGTGAAGCCTGAAATACTATTGAGTATTTGTGACCTTCTATGCTTCTGTGTTTTGCACCATCCATATAGAATAAA ATGCAGTTTTCTTCTGAATAATGCGATTGATAAGATTTTGTATCTGACAAGAAGAAGAGAAAAGTATCTTATTATTGCTGCAGTTAGATTTGTGAGGACGCTTATTTCACGGAAT GATGAGCATCTGATGAATCACTTTGTGAAGAATAACCTTTTCAAACCAATAGTGGATGTATTTGTTGCTAATGGGGATCGTTACAATCTTCTGAATTCTTCTGTTCTCGAACTATTTGAATATCTTCGGAAG GAGAACTTGAAGATATTACTCAGGTATTTAGTTGATACATTCTGGGACGAGTTGTCCAAATTTGAGGGTTTATCTTCAATTCAAGCTCTGAAAGTTAAATATGAGCAG TCTCTAGAAAATGTGGGTACATCAAGTACTGACAATCTGCTAGACCAAAGAAAACGAACTGACGAGCGTGCTTTGGAGAAAGAAGAGGAGGATTATTTTAATGAGGGCAG TGATGAAGAAGATTCAGCATCAGCACAAATGACCAGTGCAGAAAGATCCCAAATTCAAGCTTCAGTTGTAGCTAATGGGTCTGCACCTGGCCGCCCATCACCCAG GTCTGGTGGACTTGTTGACTACGATGATGATGAAGATGACGAGGAATATAGGCCACCACCTCGAAAAATGACAGATGCATCTAATGATGACGAGGGAGTGCGAGAATTCCCCTTGAAACGTAAATCGGTTTCAAAGGAGGAGCCTGAGGCCAAAAGGTTGCAACGTTCTCCAAAAAGCTTAAAACCAAGGGAAGGTGTTTTCGCTGCCTTGTGCTCAACCCTTAGTCAGGCAGTACTACCCAGTAAGAAAACAGCTACTATTGCGTTCAACATTTCCCAGTTGGATGCGAACAAGAACCCTACGGAACCAAATCATGAAGAGAGAGGATATATCAAGTCTTCTGGCAATTGTCAAAATGTTGAAGTGGAAAACCACACTGACACGGAAGAAGCTTCTTCTAGAAGCTTCTCTGATAGTTTGCATGATTCTTCTGACAACAGGCAACGTGGGGATGACTTGCCTTTGCTACAATCAAAGTCCTCACCAGAAATGGCTGTGAATGGATCTTGA
- the LOC142551153 gene encoding uncharacterized protein LOC142551153 isoform X1 → MGAQEKSPNSSSSMQRVKVYRLNEDGKWDDQGTGHVTVDYLERSEDVGLFVIDEEDSETLLLHRISSDDIYHKQEDTIISWRDPEFSTELALSFQETTGCSYIWDHICSAQRNMHFSTLTDETYHNVDSKLRELPSVELSTLPLILKTVVESGIADQIHVTELILHDQDFFRKLMDLFRMCEDVENIDGLRLIFKIIRGIILLNSPQIFERIFGDELIMDIIGCFEYDPDVPRVQHRQFLEEHVVFKECWELKRSLNISNSAHMSLFQAIPIKDPVVRSKVHQTYRVSYLKDVIWPRALDEAITANFNSIIHSNNATVASLLKDDNTFIKELFSKLKSPNTEMETKKTLVHFLHEFCTLSKSLQMVHQLRLFRDLVSEGIFDIVADVLQSEDKKLVLTGTDILILFLNQDPNILRGYVSQQEGVLFGLLVKNMLTDFGDDMHCQFVEILRSLLDSYTSGSQRDTIVEIFYEKHLGQIIDVITSSCPPNSAGEISSKYTGSDGAPRNQSHVKPEILLSICDLLCFCVLHHPYRIKCSFLLNNAIDKILYLTRRREKYLIIAAVRFVRTLISRNDEHLMNHFVKNNLFKPIVDVFVANGDRYNLLNSSVLELFEYLRKENLKILLRYLVDTFWDELSKFEGLSSIQALKVKYEQSLENVGTSSTDNLLDQRKRTDERALEKEEEDYFNEGSDEEDSASAQMTSAERSQIQASVVANGSAPGRPSPRSGGLVDYDDDEDDEEYRPPPRKMTDASNDDEGVREFPLKRKSVSKEEPEAKRLQRSPKSLKPREGVFAALCSTLSQAVLPSKKTATIAFNISQLDANKNPTEPNHEERGYIKSSGNCQNVEVENHTDTEEASSRSFSDSLHDSSDNRQRGDDLPLLQSKSSPEMAVNGS, encoded by the exons ATGGGCGCGCAAGAGAAATCGCCAAACTCCAGCAGTTCCATGCAG CGAGTTAAAGTATATCGCCTGAATGAGGATGGGAAATGGGATGATCAAGGAACTGGCCACGTCACTGTTGATTATCTGGAG AGGTCCGAAGATGTGGGACTGTTTGTTATTGATGAGGAGGACAGTGAAACATTACTTTTACATCGAATCAGCTCTGATGATATTTATCATAAACAAGAAG ATACAATCATTTCGTGGAGGGATCCTGAGTTCTCAACTGAATTGGCTCTTAGCTTCCAAGAGACTACCGGTTGCTCATATATATG GGACCATATATGTAGTGCACAAAGGAATATGCACTTTAGCACACTTACTG ATGAAACATACCACAACGTCGACAGCAAGCTGAGGGAGTTGCCTTCAGTTGAGCTGTCCACTCTTCCTTTGATACTTAAG ACAGTGGTTGAGAGTGGCATTGCTGATCAGATTCACGTTACCGAACTTATATTGCATGAT CAAGATTTTTTTCGGAAGCTGATGGACTTGTTTAGGATGTGTGAAGACGTGGAAAACATAGATGGTCTTCGcttgattttcaaaattatcaGAGGAATCA TTTTATTGAACAGTCCTCAGATCTTTGAGAGAATATTTGGTGACGAGTTGATCATGGATATAATCGGCTGCTTTGAAT ATGATCCAGATGTACCTCGTGTTCAACATCGCCAGTTTCTAGAAGAGCATGTGGTATTTAAAGAG TGCTGGGAGTTGAAGCGGTCCCTTAATATCTCCAATTCTGCTCACATGAGCTTGTTTCAGGCCATACCTATTAAAGATCCTGTAGTTCGTTCGAAAGTACATCAAACTTACAGAGTTAGTTATCTGAAG GATGTGATTTGGCCTAGAGCTCTGGATGAAGCAATTACTGCTAATTTTAATTCTATTATTCATTCAAATAATGCAACT GTTGCTTCTCTGTTGAAAGATGATAACACTTTCATTAAGGAATTGTTTTCAAAGCTGAAGTCTCCTAATACTGAAATGGAAACAAAAAAAACTTTG GTACACTTCTTACATGAATTTTGTACCTTAAGTAAGAGTTTACAAATGGTCCATCAGCTTCGTCTATTTAG GGATCTTGTCAGTGAAGGCATATTTGATATCGTGGCTGATGTCTTGCAAAGTGAAGACAAGAAGCTTGTATTGACTGG AACAGACATCCTCATTCTTTTCCTAAATCAGGATCCAAATATTTTGCGCGGTTACGTGAGTCAGCAGGAAGGGGTTCTCTTTGGACTTCTT GTGAAAAATATGTTAACAGATTTTGGAGATGATATGCATTGTCAATTTGTGGAGATTCTTCGTAGTCTTTTGGACTCTTATACATCTGGATCGCAG CGAGATACTATTGTGGAAATTTTCTACGAGAAACACTTGGGACAAATAATTGATGTTATAACATCTTCATGCCCTCCAAACAGTGCTGGGGAAATTAGCAGTAAGTACACGGGCTCAGATGGAGCACCCAGGAATCAAAGTCATGTGAAGCCTGAAATACTATTGAGTATTTGTGACCTTCTATGCTTCTGTGTTTTGCACCATCCATATAGAATAAA ATGCAGTTTTCTTCTGAATAATGCGATTGATAAGATTTTGTATCTGACAAGAAGAAGAGAAAAGTATCTTATTATTGCTGCAGTTAGATTTGTGAGGACGCTTATTTCACGGAAT GATGAGCATCTGATGAATCACTTTGTGAAGAATAACCTTTTCAAACCAATAGTGGATGTATTTGTTGCTAATGGGGATCGTTACAATCTTCTGAATTCTTCTGTTCTCGAACTATTTGAATATCTTCGGAAG GAGAACTTGAAGATATTACTCAGGTATTTAGTTGATACATTCTGGGACGAGTTGTCCAAATTTGAGGGTTTATCTTCAATTCAAGCTCTGAAAGTTAAATATGAGCAG TCTCTAGAAAATGTGGGTACATCAAGTACTGACAATCTGCTAGACCAAAGAAAACGAACTGACGAGCGTGCTTTGGAGAAAGAAGAGGAGGATTATTTTAATGAGGGCAG TGATGAAGAAGATTCAGCATCAGCACAAATGACCAGTGCAGAAAGATCCCAAATTCAAGCTTCAGTTGTAGCTAATGGGTCTGCACCTGGCCGCCCATCACCCAG GTCTGGTGGACTTGTTGACTACGATGATGATGAAGATGACGAGGAATATAGGCCACCACCTCGAAAAATGACAGATGCATCTAATGATGACGAGGGAGTGCGAGAATTCCCCTTGAAACGTAAATCGGTTTCAAAGGAGGAGCCTGAGGCCAAAAGGTTGCAACGTTCTCCAAAAAGCTTAAAACCAAGGGAAGGTGTTTTCGCTGCCTTGTGCTCAACCCTTAGTCAGGCAGTACTACCCAGTAAGAAAACAGCTACTATTGCGTTCAACATTTCCCAGTTGGATGCGAACAAGAACCCTACGGAACCAAATCATGAAGAGAGAGGATATATCAAGTCTTCTGGCAATTGTCAAAATGTTGAAGTGGAAAACCACACTGACACGGAAGAAGCTTCTTCTAGAAGCTTCTCTGATAGTTTGCATGATTCTTCTGACAACAGGCAACGTGGGGATGACTTGCCTTTGCTACAATCAAAGTCCTCACCAGAAATGGCTGTGAATGGATCTTGA